The following proteins come from a genomic window of Cronobacter muytjensii ATCC 51329:
- the tyrB gene encoding aromatic amino acid transaminase, whose amino-acid sequence MFQNVDAYAGDPILSLMERFKEDSRGDKVNLSIGLYYNEQGIIPQLQAVTQAEARLNAQPHGASLYLPMEGLNAYRGAIAPLLFGADHPALTAGRIASIQTVGGSGALKIGADFLKRYFPHSRVWVSDPTWENHVAIFSGAGFEVSTYPWFDEETNGVRFDALLATLNTLPARDIVLLHPCCHNPTGADLTNAQWDAVVEVLKARELIPFLDIAYQGFGAGMEEDAYAIRAIASAGLPALVSNSFSKIFSLYGERVGGLSVVCDDAQTAARVLGQLKATVRRNYSSPPNFGAQVVATVLTDAALKAQWLAEVEAMRCRILEMRQALVEVLKTEVPGRNFDYLLKQRGMFSYTGLSAAQVDRLRDEFGVYLISSGRMCVAGLNRSNVQQVAQAFAAVM is encoded by the coding sequence GTGTTTCAGAATGTTGACGCCTACGCCGGCGACCCCATCCTTTCGCTCATGGAACGCTTTAAAGAAGACTCGCGTGGCGACAAAGTGAACCTGAGTATCGGCCTCTATTACAACGAACAGGGCATTATCCCGCAGCTACAGGCCGTAACGCAGGCTGAGGCACGTCTTAACGCGCAGCCGCACGGCGCTTCGCTTTATCTCCCGATGGAAGGGCTTAACGCCTACCGCGGCGCCATCGCGCCGCTGTTGTTCGGCGCCGATCATCCGGCTCTGACCGCGGGCCGTATCGCCAGCATTCAGACGGTAGGCGGGTCGGGCGCGCTGAAAATCGGCGCCGATTTCCTTAAGCGTTACTTCCCACATTCCCGCGTCTGGGTGAGCGATCCCACCTGGGAAAACCACGTCGCGATTTTCAGCGGCGCTGGCTTTGAAGTAAGCACTTACCCCTGGTTTGATGAGGAAACCAACGGCGTGCGTTTCGACGCGCTGCTGGCAACGCTCAACACGCTGCCTGCGCGCGACATCGTGCTGCTGCATCCGTGCTGCCATAACCCGACCGGCGCCGATCTTACCAACGCCCAGTGGGATGCGGTGGTCGAGGTGCTGAAAGCGCGTGAACTGATCCCATTCCTGGATATCGCCTATCAGGGCTTTGGCGCGGGGATGGAAGAAGACGCGTACGCGATCCGCGCTATTGCCAGCGCCGGTCTCCCCGCGTTAGTCAGCAATTCGTTTTCGAAAATCTTTTCGCTGTATGGCGAGCGCGTGGGCGGGCTGTCGGTGGTCTGTGACGACGCGCAAACCGCCGCGCGCGTGCTTGGCCAGCTCAAAGCGACCGTGCGACGCAACTACTCCAGCCCGCCGAATTTCGGCGCGCAGGTGGTCGCGACCGTGCTTACCGACGCCGCGCTGAAAGCGCAGTGGCTCGCGGAAGTTGAGGCGATGCGCTGTCGCATTCTGGAGATGCGCCAGGCGCTGGTGGAAGTGCTGAAAACCGAAGTGCCGGGGCGTAATTTCGATTACCTGCTGAAGCAGCGCGGCATGTTCAGCTATACCGGCCTCAGCGCCGCGCAGGTTGACCGTCTTCGTGACGAGTTCGGTGTTTATCTCATCAGCAGCGGTCGTATGTGCGTGGCGGGTCTTAACCGCAGCAACGTGCAGCAGGTTGCGCAGGCGTTCGCCGCCGTCATGTAA
- a CDS encoding quinone oxidoreductase — MATRIEFSQHGGPEVLKAVTFTPADPDELEVQVENKAIGINYIDTYIRSGLYPPPALPAGLGTEAAGVVTKVGSGVTHLKPGDRVVYAQSALGAYSSVHNVPADKAVVLPDVISFEQAAACFLKGLTVFYLLRKTYEIKPDEMFLFHAAAGGVGLIACQWAKALGARLIGTVGSAEKAQRAKQAGAWELINYREESVPERVRELTGGKKVRVVYDSVGKETWESSLDCLQRRGLMVSFGNSSGPVTGVNLGILNQKGSLYVTRPSLNGYLTNRAELEEASNELFSLIASGVIKVDVADSQKFALEEATRAHQTLESRSTQGSSLLIP, encoded by the coding sequence ATGGCGACGCGTATTGAGTTCAGCCAGCATGGCGGACCAGAAGTGTTAAAAGCGGTGACGTTCACCCCGGCCGACCCGGACGAGCTTGAAGTCCAGGTGGAAAACAAAGCCATCGGCATCAACTATATCGACACCTATATTCGCAGCGGACTTTACCCGCCGCCAGCGCTTCCGGCAGGGCTTGGCACTGAGGCCGCAGGCGTCGTCACCAAAGTCGGGAGCGGCGTGACGCACCTCAAACCTGGCGATCGCGTGGTTTACGCCCAGTCGGCGCTCGGCGCCTACAGTTCAGTGCACAATGTCCCGGCGGACAAAGCCGTCGTGCTGCCGGACGTTATCTCCTTTGAACAGGCGGCGGCCTGCTTTTTAAAAGGGCTGACCGTCTTTTATCTGCTGCGCAAAACCTATGAAATTAAACCCGACGAGATGTTTCTGTTTCATGCGGCCGCAGGCGGCGTCGGGCTTATCGCCTGTCAGTGGGCCAAAGCGCTTGGCGCGCGGCTTATCGGCACCGTCGGCTCGGCGGAAAAAGCCCAGCGTGCGAAACAGGCGGGCGCCTGGGAGCTGATTAACTATCGTGAAGAGAGCGTGCCCGAGCGAGTGCGTGAGTTGACCGGCGGGAAAAAGGTGCGCGTGGTGTATGACTCGGTCGGTAAAGAGACGTGGGAATCGTCGCTCGACTGCCTGCAGCGGCGTGGCCTGATGGTGAGCTTCGGCAACTCCTCCGGCCCGGTCACCGGCGTGAACCTGGGGATCCTCAACCAGAAAGGCTCGCTTTACGTAACGCGCCCGTCGCTTAACGGCTATTTAACGAATCGTGCCGAACTGGAAGAAGCCAGCAACGAGCTCTTTTCGCTGATCGCAAGCGGCGTGATTAAAGTGGATGTGGCCGACAGCCAGAAATTCGCGCTGGAAGAGGCTACGCGCGCGCATCAGACGCTGGAGAGCCGCAGTACACAAGGCTCCAGCTTATTGATTCCCTGA
- the alr gene encoding alanine racemase, with protein sequence MQAATVVVNRRALRHNLQRLRELAPASKLVAVVKANAYGHGLLETARTLPDADAFGVARLEEALRLREGGITQPVLLLEGFFNASDLPVIAAQHLHTAVHSEEQLAALEQAALSEPVTVWMKLDTGMHRLGVRPEAAQAFYDRLAACKNVRQPVNVVSHFARADEPECGATERQLDIFNSFTHDKPGKRSIAASGGILFWPQSHFDWVRPGIILYGVSPLDTHPWGAELGFQPAMSLISSLIAVRDHKAGEPVGYGGTWVSERDTRLGVVAMGYGDGYPRCAPTGTPVLVNGREVPIVGRVAMDMICVDLGPGAQEKAGDSVILWGDGLPVERIAKVTDVSAYELVTRLTSRVAMRYED encoded by the coding sequence ATGCAAGCGGCAACTGTGGTAGTAAACCGCCGCGCTCTGCGTCACAACCTGCAACGCCTGCGTGAACTGGCGCCCGCCAGTAAGCTGGTTGCGGTGGTGAAGGCAAACGCCTATGGACACGGTCTCCTTGAGACCGCCCGCACTCTTCCTGATGCCGACGCGTTCGGCGTAGCCCGCCTTGAAGAGGCGCTGCGTCTGCGTGAAGGCGGTATTACGCAACCCGTTCTCCTGCTGGAAGGTTTTTTTAACGCCAGCGATCTGCCGGTTATCGCTGCGCAGCATCTGCACACCGCCGTGCATAGCGAAGAACAGCTGGCGGCGCTGGAGCAGGCGGCGCTGTCGGAGCCGGTGACTGTCTGGATGAAACTCGATACCGGCATGCACCGCTTAGGCGTGCGTCCGGAGGCGGCGCAGGCATTTTACGACCGGCTCGCGGCCTGTAAAAACGTGCGTCAGCCGGTGAATGTAGTAAGTCATTTCGCCCGCGCCGACGAGCCAGAATGCGGCGCCACCGAGCGTCAGCTGGATATTTTCAACAGCTTTACGCATGACAAACCCGGCAAGCGCTCTATTGCGGCGTCCGGCGGCATTCTGTTCTGGCCGCAGTCGCACTTCGACTGGGTGCGCCCCGGCATTATCCTTTATGGCGTGTCGCCGCTGGATACGCATCCGTGGGGCGCGGAGCTGGGCTTTCAGCCCGCGATGTCACTCATTTCAAGCCTGATCGCCGTACGCGACCATAAAGCGGGCGAGCCGGTAGGTTATGGCGGCACATGGGTGAGCGAGCGCGATACGCGGCTTGGCGTAGTGGCGATGGGCTACGGCGATGGCTATCCGCGCTGCGCGCCCACCGGTACGCCGGTGCTGGTTAATGGCCGCGAAGTGCCGATCGTTGGGCGCGTGGCGATGGATATGATTTGTGTGGATTTAGGCCCAGGCGCGCAGGAAAAAGCGGGCGATAGCGTCATCCTGTGGGGCGACGGCCTGCCGGTCGAACGCATCGCCAAAGTAACAGATGTGAGCGCTTACGAACTTGTCACGCGGCTCACTTCGCGGGTTGCGATGCGTTACGAGGATTGA
- a CDS encoding filamentous hemagglutinin N-terminal domain-containing protein, with product MKNRKEVKSVAKHTLYAKMGPVCFATLLALGMVESAKAAITADTSAANQPGIHTGANGATVVDINKASEQGVSHNIYSEFNVDKNGVVLNNSTANTSTQLAGNIDANSNLAGNSATIILNEVRSSDPSQLNGMVEVAGKSAQVIIANPSGITCDGCGFINTNHASLTTGTPTFDDDGKLTGVKVDKGEIVITGAGMDVGNDGKPAYTDIVARSVKLNGELQAKNLTIVTGTNSIDAKGKVTKLDSDGDKPELALDVSALGSMYAGKIKMIGTEEGVGVRLDHANIIADDNLSIDVEGQLTNHGGLIAAGKQGNISAASLVNNNAEIRSEDVLNIQTNEGGEIQNRGGEITGRSVNIRSANFDNESGHVESKGTLSMNGSTLNNKGGQIQSGDDAWLNYNYHNRLEPEVISLDNEQGVIASDGNLSIAATVLNNNAGLIEAHNTLALSGVTLINTNSGDFVSKEDWSRNYHNDGGIYSGEGDVRDTHNRYGGPTSTIAYGTINNENGRIFSTGENTQLYLNGNGALDNKNGEINSANTLNIVYGTTVDNSSGVIKGKKDVVIAGNNFVSDSSSVITAGRDATFSVYNRFANEGLIQAGNNFKLDMRGGHGPVSTDNYNSGKIVAANQVQFQTQQHDFVNQGEINGANGISWTGDKVTNKGTIASNGDVYFSVKKLTNAKGASISGEEVITAANTIVDNQGTITPDYVPQPQPQPGPQPRPEPQPRPEPQPRPEPQPHPEPQPQPRPDDYHVPVNPQPQPQPQVQPVPSDIAHPANNNSSGSATYYRR from the coding sequence ATGAAAAACAGGAAAGAAGTAAAAAGCGTAGCTAAGCATACGCTTTATGCGAAAATGGGCCCGGTTTGCTTCGCGACGCTTTTAGCACTGGGGATGGTTGAATCGGCGAAAGCGGCGATTACCGCAGATACCAGCGCGGCAAATCAGCCAGGCATTCATACTGGCGCAAATGGCGCAACGGTTGTCGATATCAACAAAGCCAGCGAGCAGGGCGTTTCGCACAATATTTACTCTGAATTTAATGTAGACAAAAATGGCGTAGTGCTGAACAACAGCACGGCTAACACCTCTACCCAGCTCGCTGGCAACATCGACGCTAACAGCAATCTCGCCGGTAACAGCGCGACGATTATCCTTAACGAAGTGCGTTCGTCCGACCCAAGCCAGTTGAACGGTATGGTGGAAGTGGCAGGCAAATCTGCTCAGGTTATTATCGCTAACCCGTCAGGCATTACCTGCGACGGCTGCGGTTTCATTAATACTAACCATGCCTCGCTGACGACAGGGACGCCAACTTTTGATGACGATGGGAAACTGACCGGCGTAAAAGTGGACAAAGGCGAAATCGTTATTACTGGCGCAGGTATGGATGTCGGTAATGATGGCAAGCCGGCGTACACCGATATCGTGGCCCGCTCCGTGAAACTGAACGGGGAATTGCAGGCTAAAAATCTCACCATCGTGACCGGCACCAACAGCATTGATGCTAAGGGTAAAGTCACGAAACTGGATTCAGATGGCGATAAGCCGGAACTGGCGCTGGACGTTTCTGCTCTGGGTTCAATGTATGCCGGCAAAATTAAAATGATCGGTACTGAAGAAGGCGTTGGCGTTCGTCTTGATCACGCCAATATCATTGCTGATGACAATTTGAGCATTGATGTTGAGGGGCAGTTAACCAATCACGGCGGCCTGATCGCAGCGGGTAAACAAGGAAATATCAGCGCCGCATCCCTGGTGAATAATAACGCAGAGATTCGCTCTGAAGATGTTTTGAATATTCAGACCAATGAAGGTGGTGAAATTCAAAACCGTGGCGGCGAAATAACAGGTCGTAGCGTTAATATCCGCAGCGCTAATTTTGATAACGAAAGCGGCCATGTAGAGTCAAAAGGCACCCTCTCCATGAACGGTTCAACGCTTAATAATAAAGGTGGCCAGATTCAGAGTGGCGATGATGCCTGGCTTAACTATAACTATCACAACCGGCTTGAACCGGAAGTCATCAGCCTTGATAATGAACAGGGCGTGATCGCTTCTGATGGTAACCTCAGTATCGCTGCCACAGTGCTTAATAATAATGCAGGTTTGATAGAGGCGCATAATACTCTCGCGTTAAGTGGTGTTACCCTGATTAATACTAATAGCGGCGATTTCGTTTCTAAGGAAGACTGGAGCCGTAATTACCATAATGACGGCGGGATCTACTCTGGTGAAGGGGATGTCAGAGACACCCATAATCGTTATGGCGGCCCGACTTCTACTATTGCTTATGGTACTATTAACAATGAAAATGGCCGTATTTTCTCTACAGGCGAGAATACGCAGCTTTATTTAAATGGGAATGGCGCGCTCGATAATAAAAACGGCGAAATAAACTCAGCAAATACCCTGAATATTGTTTATGGCACGACGGTGGATAACAGCAGTGGCGTTATCAAAGGCAAGAAAGATGTCGTCATTGCTGGCAATAATTTTGTTTCAGATTCATCAAGCGTTATTACTGCGGGCCGCGACGCTACTTTTAGCGTCTATAACCGCTTTGCAAACGAAGGCCTGATTCAGGCTGGTAATAATTTTAAACTGGATATGCGTGGTGGGCACGGCCCGGTATCTACCGATAATTACAACAGCGGTAAGATTGTGGCGGCTAACCAGGTTCAGTTTCAGACCCAGCAGCATGACTTCGTGAACCAGGGGGAAATTAACGGCGCGAATGGCATTAGCTGGACGGGTGATAAGGTAACGAACAAAGGTACTATCGCCAGCAATGGCGACGTCTATTTCTCCGTTAAAAAGCTGACGAATGCTAAAGGTGCATCTATCAGCGGCGAAGAAGTGATTACCGCAGCCAATACAATCGTTGATAATCAGGGAACCATTACCCCTGATTACGTTCCGCAACCGCAACCGCAACCAGGCCCGCAGCCGCGTCCTGAGCCGCAGCCACGTCCTGAGCCGCAGCCGCGTCCTGAGCCGCAGCCACATCCTGAGCCTCAACCTCAACCGCGCCCTGATGATTATCATGTCCCGGTTAATCCGCAACCACAGCCACAGCCGCAAGTGCAGCCAGTACCGAGCGATATCGCCCACCCGGCGAACAATAATAGTAGTGGTAGCGCTACTTACTACCGCCGTTAA
- a CDS encoding secondary thiamine-phosphate synthase enzyme YjbQ, protein MWFQQTLTLTARPRGFHLITDEIVSQLPALAQVQTGLLHLLLQHTSASLTLNENCDPSVRRDMERHFLKAAPENASYEHDDEGPDDMPAHIKSSTLGVSLLLPVKQGRLLLGTWQGIWLGEHRNHGGSRRVVATLQGESL, encoded by the coding sequence ATGTGGTTTCAACAAACCCTGACATTAACAGCCAGACCGCGGGGTTTTCACCTTATTACTGATGAAATCGTCAGCCAGCTTCCCGCGCTTGCGCAGGTGCAGACGGGGTTGCTGCATCTGCTGCTTCAGCACACCTCAGCCTCTCTGACGCTCAACGAAAATTGCGATCCCTCGGTACGCCGGGATATGGAGCGCCATTTTCTTAAAGCCGCGCCTGAAAACGCGTCCTATGAACATGACGACGAAGGGCCGGACGATATGCCCGCGCACATTAAATCCTCCACCCTGGGGGTTTCCTTACTGTTGCCGGTAAAGCAGGGACGCCTGCTACTCGGCACCTGGCAGGGGATCTGGCTTGGGGAACATCGCAATCATGGCGGCTCGCGCAGGGTAGTCGCGACGCTTCAAGGAGAATCCTTATGA
- a CDS encoding MmcQ/YjbR family DNA-binding protein: MTHSELLDYCMKKPGAEQSEHRDWQAAQIKVGDVMFAMVHEADQRPAVSLKTSPELAELLRQEHKDVFPSAQLNKAHWSTVYLDGNLPDSQIYYLVDASYQQALGLLPEQTRQQLSV; this comes from the coding sequence ATGACCCATTCTGAATTACTGGATTACTGCATGAAAAAACCGGGCGCTGAGCAAAGCGAGCATCGCGACTGGCAAGCGGCGCAAATAAAAGTCGGCGACGTGATGTTCGCGATGGTGCATGAGGCTGACCAGCGTCCTGCCGTGTCGCTGAAAACGAGCCCGGAGCTGGCGGAGCTGCTGCGCCAGGAGCATAAAGATGTCTTTCCCAGCGCGCAGCTCAATAAAGCGCACTGGAGCACGGTTTATCTTGACGGTAACTTACCGGATTCGCAGATCTACTATCTGGTCGACGCGTCGTATCAGCAGGCGCTCGGGCTGTTGCCTGAACAAACCCGACAGCAGCTTTCGGTATAA
- a CDS encoding ShlB/FhaC/HecB family hemolysin secretion/activation protein, translating into MSVRRSSVCIAIISVLAGVHSPAYAEVMANQQALNQQQQNEARHDSLATESKSLLSGSKDEHKAGLNLPDENPCYPINNILFENKNAVAHWMTFRDIVLSVKGKCIGINGLKALRNAVQNRLIEHGYITTRVLIPAQDLKSGTLTFHILPGTISDIVFKDDSGKYIHAINNFPEKKGDVLDLRGLEQGLENLQRTPGSNASIHLLPGTKPGETRVEVTRTQPKHWRLGAWADDAGSKYTGRYQSGLAFYLDNLTSLNDMFYAAYGGGLKNLDGRRSDNVSAFYSVPWGYWLLELYGSKYRYTQTIHDGAFSYLYSGIEKYRSAQLSRVIYRSNSQKTTLALKAFRRDSTYLLNDVEIEVQRRKTSNWKLSLEHLAYLSFGQIKARLGYQKAAHWFNEQADAEEEVGNADAQARILTLGVDGSFPFRAGNLSMSYEPHFMSQTSPDRLTQPDKFTIGNRWTVRGFDGETTLYADKGWYLRNDINLNLPLWGVQPYMGVDYGEVKGSKNDYWSGKRIAGAVLGVRGVKGKFGYDLFAGAPLLKPDNMHTSPFTLGFAMQWQY; encoded by the coding sequence GTGAGTGTTCGTCGTTCAAGCGTCTGTATCGCGATTATTTCAGTACTGGCTGGCGTTCATTCCCCGGCTTATGCTGAAGTCATGGCGAACCAGCAGGCATTAAACCAGCAACAACAGAATGAAGCCCGGCATGACAGCCTTGCTACTGAAAGTAAATCCTTACTTTCTGGCTCAAAGGATGAACATAAAGCGGGTCTGAACCTGCCAGATGAAAATCCCTGTTACCCTATTAATAATATTTTGTTTGAAAATAAAAATGCTGTCGCGCACTGGATGACCTTTCGGGATATCGTCCTGAGCGTGAAGGGAAAATGCATCGGTATTAATGGCCTGAAAGCCCTTCGTAACGCGGTGCAAAACCGCCTGATTGAACATGGCTATATCACAACGCGGGTCTTGATCCCCGCGCAGGATCTCAAAAGCGGCACGCTAACCTTTCACATTCTTCCCGGTACGATTAGCGATATTGTCTTCAAAGATGATTCCGGTAAATACATACATGCCATCAATAATTTTCCGGAAAAAAAAGGCGATGTGCTGGATTTACGCGGTCTTGAACAGGGGCTTGAGAATTTACAGCGCACGCCAGGCTCGAACGCCAGTATTCATTTACTTCCCGGTACGAAACCTGGCGAGACGCGGGTAGAGGTTACGCGTACGCAGCCCAAACACTGGCGGCTCGGCGCGTGGGCGGATGATGCCGGCAGCAAATATACAGGACGCTACCAGAGCGGGCTGGCGTTTTACCTCGATAATCTGACTTCACTGAATGATATGTTTTACGCCGCCTATGGCGGAGGGCTAAAAAATCTGGATGGCCGCCGCAGCGATAACGTCTCGGCGTTTTATTCCGTTCCGTGGGGCTACTGGCTGCTTGAACTTTATGGCAGCAAGTACCGTTATACCCAGACTATCCATGACGGCGCGTTTAGTTATCTCTACAGCGGGATCGAAAAATATCGCAGCGCCCAGTTAAGCCGCGTGATTTATCGCAGCAACAGTCAGAAAACCACGCTGGCGTTGAAGGCTTTTCGCCGGGACTCCACATACCTGCTTAACGATGTGGAAATCGAGGTGCAGCGGCGCAAAACCAGCAACTGGAAACTGTCGCTGGAGCACCTGGCGTATCTTTCTTTCGGCCAGATAAAAGCCCGTCTCGGCTACCAGAAGGCCGCGCACTGGTTTAACGAACAGGCGGATGCCGAAGAGGAAGTGGGCAATGCCGATGCGCAGGCGCGTATTCTCACGCTGGGCGTTGATGGCTCGTTTCCGTTCCGCGCAGGTAACCTCTCGATGAGTTATGAGCCGCATTTTATGTCGCAGACTTCGCCGGATCGCCTGACGCAGCCGGATAAATTTACCATCGGCAACCGCTGGACGGTACGCGGCTTTGACGGAGAGACGACACTGTATGCGGATAAAGGCTGGTATTTGCGCAACGATATCAACCTCAACCTGCCGCTGTGGGGCGTACAGCCTTATATGGGCGTGGATTATGGCGAAGTTAAAGGCTCGAAAAACGACTACTGGAGCGGAAAGCGCATCGCGGGCGCTGTGCTCGGCGTGCGGGGAGTGAAAGGCAAATTCGGGTACGATCTTTTCGCTGGCGCGCCGCTCTTAAAACCTGACAACATGCATACCAGCCCGTTCACGCTAGGCTTTGCAATGCAGTGGCAATACTGA
- the dnaB gene encoding replicative DNA helicase yields the protein MAGNKPFNKPTEPRDPQVAGLKMPPHSMEAEQSVLGGLMLDNERWDDVAERVVAEDFYTRQHRMIFTEMHRLQEMGKPIDLITLSESLELQGQLESVGGFAYLAELSKNTPSAANISAYADIVRERAVVRDMISVANEIADAGYDPQGRTSEDLLDLAESRVFQIAENRANKDEGPKSIDQILEATVARIETLYQQPHDGVTGVDTGYQDLNKKTAGLQRSDLIIVAARPSMGKTTFAMNLCENAAMLQDKPVLIFSLEMPGEQIMMRMLASLSRVDQTRIRTGQLDDEDWARISGTMGILLEKRNMYIDDSSGLTPTEVRSRARRIYREHGGLSLIMIDYLQLMRVPSLSDNRTLEIAEISRSLKALAKELQVPVVALSQLNRSLEQRADKRPVNSDLRESGSIEQDADLIMFIYRDEVYHENSDLKGIAEIIIGKQRNGPIGTVRLTFNGQWSRFDNYAGPQYDDE from the coding sequence ATGGCAGGAAATAAACCCTTCAACAAACCTACTGAACCTCGTGACCCGCAGGTCGCCGGGCTGAAAATGCCGCCGCATTCCATGGAGGCGGAACAGTCGGTGTTGGGCGGTTTAATGCTGGATAACGAGCGCTGGGACGATGTGGCCGAGCGCGTCGTGGCCGAGGATTTCTACACCCGCCAGCACCGCATGATCTTCACCGAAATGCATCGCCTGCAGGAGATGGGCAAACCCATCGATCTGATCACGCTGTCGGAATCGCTGGAGCTACAAGGGCAGCTGGAAAGCGTCGGCGGCTTCGCCTACCTCGCGGAGCTTTCCAAGAACACCCCCAGTGCCGCGAATATCAGCGCCTATGCTGATATCGTGCGAGAACGCGCGGTGGTGCGCGACATGATTTCGGTCGCCAATGAGATTGCCGACGCCGGCTACGATCCGCAGGGCCGCACCAGTGAGGATCTGCTTGATCTCGCCGAATCGCGCGTATTCCAGATAGCCGAAAACCGCGCCAATAAAGACGAAGGCCCGAAGAGTATCGATCAGATCCTCGAAGCCACCGTCGCGCGCATCGAAACGCTTTACCAGCAGCCGCATGACGGCGTGACGGGCGTCGATACCGGCTATCAGGATCTCAATAAAAAGACCGCGGGCTTACAGCGCTCGGATCTGATCATCGTGGCGGCGCGCCCATCAATGGGTAAAACCACCTTCGCCATGAACCTGTGCGAAAACGCCGCGATGCTGCAGGATAAACCGGTGCTGATTTTCTCCCTTGAGATGCCCGGCGAGCAGATTATGATGCGTATGCTGGCATCGCTCTCCCGCGTCGATCAGACGCGCATTCGTACCGGCCAGCTGGACGATGAGGACTGGGCGCGCATTTCCGGTACCATGGGTATTCTGCTTGAGAAGCGCAATATGTATATTGACGACTCCTCCGGCCTGACCCCGACAGAAGTGCGCTCCCGCGCGCGCCGCATCTACCGTGAGCACGGCGGCTTAAGCCTGATTATGATCGACTACCTGCAACTGATGCGCGTGCCGTCGCTCTCTGATAACCGAACGCTGGAAATTGCCGAGATTTCGCGCTCGCTGAAAGCGCTGGCGAAGGAGCTTCAGGTGCCGGTGGTGGCGCTCTCGCAGCTTAACCGCTCGCTGGAACAGCGCGCCGACAAGCGCCCGGTGAACTCGGATTTGCGTGAATCCGGCTCCATCGAGCAGGACGCCGACCTTATCATGTTCATCTACCGTGATGAGGTGTATCACGAGAACAGCGATTTAAAAGGCATCGCGGAGATCATTATCGGTAAGCAGCGTAACGGCCCTATCGGCACGGTGCGCCTGACGTTTAATGGGCAGTGGTCGCGGTTTGATAACTACGCTGGCCCTCAGTACGACGACGAATGA
- the pspG gene encoding envelope stress response protein PspG: MFELLFVVAFFLMLLATGVSLLGIIAALMVATLVMFFGGVFALMIKVLPWLLLAVAVVWVIRSVKAPKVPDYRRTSRYSRANRWRY; this comes from the coding sequence ATGTTTGAACTGCTGTTTGTGGTGGCCTTTTTCCTGATGCTGCTGGCAACGGGCGTATCGCTGCTCGGCATCATCGCCGCGCTGATGGTGGCGACGCTGGTAATGTTTTTCGGTGGCGTATTCGCGCTGATGATTAAAGTGCTGCCGTGGCTGTTGCTGGCAGTCGCTGTCGTCTGGGTGATCCGCAGCGTGAAGGCCCCGAAAGTGCCGGATTATCGCCGCACCTCACGCTATAGCCGGGCGAACCGCTGGCGTTACTGA